A single genomic interval of Dromiciops gliroides isolate mDroGli1 chromosome 1, mDroGli1.pri, whole genome shotgun sequence harbors:
- the LOC122735544 gene encoding 60S ribosomal protein L32-like: protein MPALRPLVKPKIVKKRTKKFICHQSDRYVKIKRNWCKPRGIDNRVQRRFKGQILMPNIGYGNNKKTKHMLPSGFRKFLVHNVKELEVLLMCNKSYCAEIAHNVSSKNRKVIVERTAQLAIKITNPNARLRSEENK, encoded by the coding sequence ATGCCAGCCCTCAGACCGCTTGTGAAGCCCAAAATCGTCAAGAAGAGGACCAAGAAGTTCATTTGTCACCAGTCAGACCGATATGTCAAGATCAAGAGAAACTGGTGTAAACCAAGAGGCATTGACAACAGAGTGCAAAGACGATTCAAGGGCCAGATCTTGATGCCCAATATTGGTTATGGAAACAATAAGAAGACAAAACACATGTTACCTAGTGGATTCAGGAAGTTTCTGGTGCACAATGTCAAAGAGCTAGAAGTGCTGCTGATGTGCAACAAATCTTACTGTGCTGAAATTGCTCACAATGTTTCCTCGAAGAATCGGAAAGTCATAGTTGAGAGAACAGCTCAGCTAGCCATCAAGATTACCAATCCGAACGCTAGACTGAGGAGtgaagaaaataagtaa